In Cryptomeria japonica chromosome 5, Sugi_1.0, whole genome shotgun sequence, the genomic window GGCCCCATAGAATTCTCGAGAAAGAAAGGCAACCATCTTCATGCACAACATAGGGAATATACAATATATATTAGCATTTAATGTgtatcttctttttctcttctttttttttatggAGAGTAGCTTTAGGTTCCTTCACTTAAGAGTGAAGGGACATATAGGTTGAATAGGTGCTTGTGTTGGTAATGACATAGTGTGATGATTAAATTGTAGTATTGTAATTTGTGTCACCAAGGTTCAAATGTGTATTGAGGTGTTATTGTGAGTGTCCATGATTGAGATGAGGTCTAATCAATAACTTTTTTCTAAGTATATTCATCCATTCAAATTTAAACGTTACaaattagtttatttattttttaaagtaaattttatattttattgtttgaaTCTTAATTCTAATTGATTGATCAATGGAAATGGTAAAATTATCCTTGATTACAATAATGAACTCATTATTATAAAAACATTATATTTAAATTTTGAACAATGTAATGATGAAACAATTAATACTTTTACAcctcatttataccaaaaataaataaatatttttttttattgccAAAATTTACACTTCTTTGAACTATTGAATAATGGGCTCCATTGAATTAATAAGAAGGAAACGAGACCATCTTCAACGAAACCATCTTCACGCACAACATAGGAAATATACAATATATACTAGTATTTAATGcatatcttttttctttttatttttaatgcatatcttttttctttttattttatatgaagagCAGCTGTATGTTGCATAAGAAGGAAACGAGACCATCTTCACGTACAACATAGGAAATATACAATATATACTAGTATTTAATGcatatcttttttctttttattttatatgaagagCAGCTGTATGGTGCATAAGAAGGAAACAAGACCATCTTCAGGTGCAACATAGGAAATATACAATATATACTAGTATTTAATGAgtatcttttttctttttattctatATGAAGAGCAGATGTATGGTGCATAAGAAGGAAACGAACCATCTTCACGCGCAACATAGGAAATATACAATATATACTAGTATTTAATGcatatcttttttctttttattttatatgaAAAACAGCTGTATGGTGCATAAGAAGGAAACGAGACCATCTTCACGCGCAACATAGGAAATATACAATATATACTAGTATTTAATgcgtatctttttttttttttaaatataaagagcAGTTGTATGATGCACCTCTCCAATTAAGAGTCAAGGATCCAAAGAGTCAAAGATCCAGAAGAATCCATTTTGCCAAATTCACCTGTGACAGATATACAATATACAATACATACTAACATTTAATACTAACATTTAATGCATATCTTTTGTTTAAGGTGCCACTCATTAACTACAAGCCTCTAGTCGGTGGCCTTCTCTCTATTTATTTGTGCTCGTTGCTCTTATCTTACACAGCTTGTGCAGTTTTTTTCGTGTTTGTGTTGTGCAGAGAGAGAAATCTTGCTTGGGGAAGTGTTtttttgtgtttgtgttgtttAACAATGGCTCGAAAGGAATTCTCAGGAAGCTCTATTTGCCTCCTCCTCCTCACTTTTTATATCTCCTTCTCCTTAGGTTAGTTCATCTTCGCCTCCTCAGATTACTATACAATATTTTGTTGTTCAAGAAGCAAAGATATTCATACCATCTATTCACAAGATGCTTACTTTTCCTTTTAAGTATTCTTGCTTGGGTATGCAGAATTCTCAATCCGCAAGGCTTTGGGATTTTTCTTTGGTCTATATAAATAGAGATATATGAGGGTTTAATGTCGTTTGGGATTTCTCTTTGGTATATATAAATAGAGATATTTTAGGGTTTAATGTTGTTCAAACTATGTTTCAACAGCTACCCAATACCAGACCGGGTTGGGTAAGTGAAAGCAGCAATGTAAAAGTATATGAATCATGGTGTTGGGCAAGACTGAGGAATCGGGGATTAAACAGACATGTTTTAGTCTCTCATGGATATAGTAAATTTATATTGGAAAAAAGAATATAGAAACAATACtaaagaaattagggtttttcttttcttaGGGCATTGAGTTCATTGTTTGAGTTTCTATTGCTCACAAATACCTTGTGTATGTGCAGGAGATGACAATGAACCCGGACTAGCTGACTCATGTATGCTCTTCTTTTTCATGCCAGCATTAAATAGAAACCTCATAGAGTTTTTAATAGCAGTCGATTAATTTCTCAGGCTAGTAAGAATACCAGGTTATCAAGTAATACACTGTAAAACAATAAATCCAAAATGTAGTTTAAGACCAATCAAAAGTTTTTCTTGATTTAAAAGAATGGATTGCATTAATGGGTGTATGTTTTTCTGAAACAAAATTTGCAGGTATGTGTGGTAACGATGACATATACATTGTACAGGGTCAAGAGTATAATCCAGGGATTCCGACATTCACTGTGACAATAATCAACACATGCTTATCTACATGCAAGCCACGAAACATTCATATGTATTGTGGGTGGTTTGCATCGTGGGATTGGGTGGATCCTAAGGATTTCAGACGCATTTCTTATGATGACTGCCTTGTCAATTATGGAAGACCTATGGCGCCATTCGATTCCATTTATTTTACATACTCCAATACATATATGTACCCTTTGAGTGTTAAATCTGTTGAGTTTGTTTAGTCTTATTGCCTCCATGTTTAATGCTTCCTGTGGTTGGCAATGGAGATTTTGCTTTGTCTTACTCGTTCAGAAATAAGATATAAATAAAGTTCTCTTCAAGTTTTATGGAGCCCTTATATTCATTGTTAGATAATTTTGTAGGCGATCGTTTTACATCAAAATTTAGACAAGGTGTAGAAAGTATTATCTTTTAGAAGGAATGTGTTGTCTTTTGCAAAGGAGACGCTATGAAAAGGATTGAACACTTTTAATAATTAACAAGAGGGTCATTTGGTATTATAAACTGTGTTATTGGTTTCTTTGAAAAATCATAGTGGTAGCTTGTACGATCAACGGTTCAACGGTTCAAAATCATAGTCGTAGTTTGTACGATCAATGGTTCAGCAGAAATTAATTTGTTTCCGAAGGACAACTGGAATGGAGATGTCCAACTGTTATAGCATGTTAGACAGTAGATTCATATAATACAATATAAGTTTCGTGAGTTATTAAAATGTTGTGGCTTTTCTTAAATTTTAATGTAGTGAAAGTGCAACAATGGTAAATGCAACATTTAATAGTGCACTCAACAAAACAAATTGTAAATGAATGGagcaaaataaatatttaaagtataAAAAAAGGtctaatataataaattttttctATTTATCTATCTAGTTGATCTTATCTccaattttatataaaaatataaaatcttcAACATCTTCTAAATTTAATTTGTTTATAAGGACAACTAGGGTGAAGATACTGAAGTGTTGTATCATGTTAGACCAAGATTCATATAATACAATATAAGTTTTTGCAAGATTATTATTGTTGAGTATGTGCAATAGAAGggaaaatttaatttgtttttaaggACAACTAGGGTGAAGATGCCCAAGTGTTATATTATGTTAGACCAGGattcatataatataatataagttTTGTGAGATTATCAAAATGTTGTGGCTTTTATTAAATATGAATATAAGGGAAAGTGCAATGGTGAATGTAACATTTAAAAGTGCATTGATGAATGCAACACATTGTAAATGAATGGagcaaaataaatatttaaaatataaaaaatatatctaaTATAACACATATCTAATATTAATCTAATAAAATATCTAGTTGATCTTATCTCTATTTTTATGTAAAAATATAAAATCTTTATTTCATAAAACGGTTAAACAAAAATTTAATGTAAATGAAAGTGCAATGGTGAATAACCAATATTTAAATGGACCaaacaaaataaatatttaaaattaaaaaaataatgtgaaaaaatttaatatttatctaaTAAAATATATAAGTGACGGAaggaatataaaaaattaatttaataaaacggATGGAagaaaaatttaatataaataaaagcataatacaaaataaatattaaaaacatatCTAATATTTATCTAATAAAATATCTagtttattttatttcaataatttaatattaaaaatataaaatcttaGTTTAATAAACTAGATCCAATGCTTACAAAGTGAATGTAATATATCATAAATGAATGGAACaagatatatatttaaaatataaaaatagatctaatatagaaaatatataatatttaattaacaaaaaaataaaaaaaacaacaacTTAACTTCTATATGCATGCTTCATTATACAATCACTATATAATTAAAAAATGTATGTTTCTATATATAACTTAGCTCAGTGGATAGAAAAAATAAGGGAAAAAAtaattgatttaaaataaataattaaattattatttttaattatacatGATTGTATAATGAAACATATATTTTCTTCTTTATTTCTCATGGTCCTTTAAATTTtatcttatatttttttaataaattacataaaataatttatatttttagtttttgctttttgaaataaattgaaaataataataaaaccatGACTTTACAAGATATTCCTTAAAATTTTGTATACATAATCCTAAATTAAATGGGTCTAAGATTATTAATAAACAAATTAGGGTCCCCATCAAATAGAGGGaactttgaaagaaaaataaaatttgaagtCTTGCTAAATATGACTTAACAAATAAATTAGTTTTAATAAGTTATAATtagaataatcaataaataaatttaGTCTTGTTACTTATGTCTCCTATATATGGTACAATCATGAAAAGTGTTTAGATTAGTAAATGTAATGAAAGTTGGTCCATCATTTTACATATTGAAAAGTTTGAGAAGCGAAGagatgacaaagatttgcttatattTAAGTGAGACTACTATTAAGTTGAAGGTAGCCACAAGATTATTGCTAATGACCCAATACACACTATAGGATTAAGGGCATTACATTCACAACTCTATATAAAAGTGCTATCCTTAATGATAATTAGTTGTGGATGCTTCTACATAAAATCTTCAACTTCTTTTGAAGCTTCCAACtaagaagacaatgttatggcaccaTAAACTCAATCGCATTGGTGAGAAGAGTCTTTGAGCCTTGAAAAATAATAGCCTTGTTGAAGGCCTTGATGATTGTTATCTCGAGTTTGAATTTTACAaacattgtgtttatggtaaacaacaccatgtttctttttattctagttctcataaatctttCAAGGTTTTAGAGTACATTTATTTAGATGTGTTTGACCCTATTAATGTTCCTTCAATACTTAGATTTGTGTATTTTGTCTCTTTCATAGATGATTATAGTAGAAGGACATTTTTTTATATTTCCTTAGAAGTAAAAATGaaatttttagtctatttaagGAGTTCAGGTCCCTGGTTGAAAACTAAACTAGTAGAAAAATTAAGCGTTCGAGAActgacaatggtggtgagttttgtttgGTAGAATTTGATAGGTTTTGTAAGGACCAAGTGATTAAGAGACATAAGACAATTCCATACACCCCACACAATATAGAGTTGCAAAGAATATGAACAAGGCATTTATAGAGAGgactaggagtatgctaagtggtgttgggtTGTAATATAAGTTATGGGATAAAGCTGAAACCACTACATGTTATCTAATTaatagatctcctacttcaaaactAGTTAAAAAATACCCATGGAGGCATGGTCTGGTGAGAAGCCCTCATTGAAACATCACAAAGTCTTTGATTgtaaggcatatgcacatgttccAAGTGAGAAAAGAtcaaaattggagaacaaagcaGTTAAGTGTATCTTCATCGTCTATGGTGATGGTGTGAAAGGATATGAGCTTTGGGATCCAATTGTAGAGAAGGTGATATATAGTAGAAGTGTGATATTTCATGAGtttaaaccttttacaatttattTGTAGCCAAAGAAGGAATAGAAACAAAAAGAGGTAGTTTAGGTACCATCTACTTCGATAAGAAATGAACTACACACTCTTGTTGgatctgatgatgaggagagctcaagTAGTTCTAAATGTtttgaagaagagaaagaaaatcaACCTCATCAATTGAGGAGGTATACTCATGATAGGCAATGACCTGATAGATATGGTTATTCACTAGAAAGCTTTGGATATTCTTTGTTGGATTCTAGTTGCATATTTACTTTGATAGCTAACACTGATGAACCTAGGACTATTAGAGAGACTATGGGTATTTGTGATGTAGATTCCTAGATGGAAGACATGAATGAAGAAATGGTTGCATTAAAGAATAATTCTACAAGGGATCTAGTACCTTTTCCcaaaggatgaaaacctgttggatataaatgggtgttcaagaagaattCGAGTCTAGATGGCAgtgttgagaagtataaagcacagTTGGTTGTGAAGGGCATTATCGGGTGGAGGGAATATGGTGAAACATTATCTTTTGTAGATAAGTTGATATCCATTTGATTCTTGTTATCACTTGCAATAACTTATGACTTGGAAGTCGaaaaaatggatgtgaagacaatgttCCTTCATAgtaatttggaggaggaaattttcaTGTCATAGCCAAAGTATTTCATTGAAAAATGTAAAGAGAACATTTTTTATAAGTTGAAGAAATATATGTATGGTCTAAAAtaatctcctagaatgtggtatcaaaatttTGACACCTATGTGTTGTCTTTGGGATTTTGGAGATCTAAACTTGATGATTGTGTGTATTATAAATCTAAAATAATCACATTCTTATTATAGTCCTATATGTGGATTATGTGTTATTTATTGGGAATGCTAGATGAatgattttagatttgaagttTCAATTAGCAACACAGTTTGCGATGAAAGGTCTAGGTGAAACAAGATATATTCTTAAGATTGAAatcattagagatagagatagtagAATTATTTGGATGAGCCAAAGTAAGTATGTTAACTTTGTGCTAGAGacattcaacatgtcaacttgtaGGCCCAATTAGTTTTTCCAGTGTTAAAGGGGACACAATTTTTTGTGGAGGATTGTACAAAATCTCCCACTAAGATAGAGGACATGTCTGGATTACCTTATGTGAGTGTTCTTGGCaacttgatgtatgctatggtcttgATGAAGCCAacaatttcccaagtagtgggagtccTTAGTTGGTATATGGATAATCTCAGTAGGGTGCATTAGGATGCAATTAAGAGTGTTTAGATATTTGAGGGAAACTTTCGAGTATTCCTTGTGTATTTATGATTATCCTACTAGACCTTGGAATTTAGTTTGCAATCATGTATATATGGATTCGGATTAGGCAAGTGACATTaatagtagaagatccactagtggatatgttttcacAATGTTCGGTGATGCTATTAGTTGGATGCGTAAGTGGTAGGCTATAGTCTCATTGTCCACTATAGAAGAAGAGtacatggtagctactcatgcttgtaaggaagccatttggcttaagagattgtgtttagATATTGGTTTTGATACAAGTTAGATTAGTATTTGTTGTGATAGCTAGAGTGCTATTTGTTTAGTCAAGAATCCTACTTTTCATGttaaaacaaatagaagaagagtacatggtagctactcatgcttgtaaggaagccatttggatTAAGAGATTGTGTTTAGATATTGGTTTTGATACAAGTTAGATTAGTATTTGTTGTGATAGCTAGAGTGCTATTTGTTTAGTCAAGAATCCTACTTTTCATGTCAAAACAAATAGAAATAGAGtacatggtagctactcatgcttgtaaggaagccatttggcttaagagattgtgtttagatattggttttgatacaagttagattagtattttttgtgATAGATAGAGTGCTATTTGTTTAGTCAAGAGTCCTACTtttcatgtcaaaacaaagcacaTTGATGTATAGTTTCATTTCAAATGTTtatgatatggtggaagatggaatgGTGAAGATGGATAAAGTTGATTCTTTGGTGAATATCATTGATGCATTGACAAATCAAGTGAGCACTGAGAATTTTAGATGGTGTGTCAGTTATATGGGCTTTGGGGCATTGAGAAGATGACAAAGTTTTGACTCTTGACAAGTCTTcaaaaagtgggagaatgttgggattaagttGTTTTAGTTCCTTAGATTCCaaacatgttttatttttttacacccactttggaagtcctaaaaAGAGGGGACTAGTATTATAGGTTTATATGTTGGAACTATGATGGTTACTAGTTCggtggaagagtcatggagagttacTATTTGGAAATTAttatttatggtggagttcacttttgacaagtggtgtaaGGTAGGTGTTGCATATGGCAATATGACCATTGTGGATGAATTATGTTGTGTTTCTTTGCAAGTTGCTATGTGAAATCTACCATGCATTTAGCAATTTGTTATTTATGAAACCACATACCTTTCTGGTGTTGGAGTTGGTTTTTGAAACCATGGGCACTTTTCACTTGCGTTAAGCTCCATAAATATGCGACTTCTTAGTGTATTTTGCATGATAGGTTAGATATCTTCTAAGAAGATTTCATGTATTAGATATTCTCTATAATTCTCTATTGTTGTATTTACTtctaaagataattttttttagaCAGTAGGAATCGGGTATTATAAACTGCAATGCACTACATAAATTTTTTAACATGACTGGTGATGCTAGTGTGACATGTCCTATGGTACCACATGGGTTGGTGGGAGACTAGACCTCATGACCTCATGCTTCACCACAAGAATCTCTCACCAATCGAGCTAGGCCCCCAACCCTACTTATAAAGAGAATTGGTGGTAGGTATTGTATTGTAATTTTGGGTTGTTGCTGATAATACAATTGAGTCTATCTTTTGGAGTCtgggttttttcccaaaagggttttcccacatatataTGATGTTGTGAGtttatttgtttaattctaattTTCAATGTGTCTATATAATTTGTAGTAGTTAAGAGTTTTTAACATATTTTTTGCATCATCTATCCTaatagatttagcatttggaagaATTTGTTTTGCACTTGGTTTCCTTTCAACACATTTCAAGTCTGGTATAGTTTTGGTGGTTATATCATAGTTTGTAGTCTAATCTAGGCTATTTAAGCTTCTTTTTTATCCATGAGTTCTAGTAGTTCTTGATTTAATTCTTTGTTTTTCCTACCAATGGTGGTGGATAAGTTTGTTAAACTCATCATGGGGTGAGTTGATATTTCCTACACTCAAATTGATTATATGAATTTATAGAAGTTTTTAAGAGATCCACCTGATAAACTGTCATGGTGGCTAGAATATGGTAGACAAATTGAATGAAAGAACGTGGATGTAAATGCTTAGAGAGGCATAATAATATTTGACTAATTACTGTAACGCACATGAAAGAAAAGGTATGCACATATTATTTTCCTAGAATAGATTTTTTGAAATCAAAGTGTTGAGTTAAAGCCTGCTAGTTGTTATGAGAGAAAGTAGAAGATGTCCCTTCAATAATCCAAATTTTCTAAGTGAAAAATTGTGCGCATTGTTATCTTTTATATGGTGAAAATATTAATTGTCAATGGAGTAAATAAGGATGAGGTGAAAAGGGTTATTGATTTTGTTTTAGTTTCTACTATGGCCTCTAGTTGATGGTGGAAATAGTGATAGGTAGTAGGTTAGGTTATGCCTATACAGAGTTAGGAGTATGTGACATTGGAGATATGTGTTCAAAAGGGGAGTAGTTTGTATAGGGAGTCTATAGAAGAGAGGtaggtgtagcatcataaattgtaatagGCCCAATTTAaccctcatgtttgtgcccctactttagtgtttTTTATCCTCATCACCTATCTAGGTTCATTATGTGCCTTTTCTCCAGTCCCGATGCCATGAACACCCACTGATGGATTCCCTAGTAGGGTACCCTTATCCTCAAGGCTTCATTTTGGTCCCTTTTGTAGAagaaccatggcgcccagtgccatggtccctctcaatggggcccaaatttgaactaGGATAGAAGTCCTATCTATTCGACATGAATTCATCTCCATGGATCCGCATGgtcattggaggtcggcctaatcggtaatttacctagatatcgctatataattttttttatcaacctaatttcatccatcCATTCTATCAATCTACAAGCAATCTAGCATTCTTtgatccatgaagcattcattatcaagaatATTTAGAGATCTTGAAGGATGCATATTATAAATTCAACCATTGTGgataaaaattacatcattcatatgcaagcatgtgtgtgtgaataggtttttttcatgttcatgccatttcatacaacatatgtgattacattaaaaaaagaaaagcatcatcatcaacaattgtagatctaaggaatatctttccattatttattttagtaattGCATTTATGAAttaaaggttaattcctaaaatggTGTTTGAATTAGGTGAACTCCTATTCCCAACAAATTTCCCCTTTTCACTATGTGTAGAAATAGGTACAAAGCTATGCTTTGGAAGAACGATAGGATTCACAGAGACGAACAAGTTCTCTTTTGAATGAGGAAAATTAGGAGGACCAAGGCAACCACCACCATAGTCTCAAAAATTCTAGCTGAATTTTGGGAAGTAGATCTAAATTATATTCATTTGACCAAATTCAGGTTTGTGGGTCTATGCGATGAttttagctcactgtttatgc contains:
- the LOC131036550 gene encoding TPD1 protein homolog 1, encoding MARKEFSGSSICLLLLTFYISFSLGDDNEPGLADSCMCGNDDIYIVQGQEYNPGIPTFTVTIINTCLSTCKPRNIHMYCGWFASWDWVDPKDFRRISYDDCLVNYGRPMAPFDSIYFTYSNTYMYPLSVKSVEFV